A section of the Arcobacter roscoffensis genome encodes:
- a CDS encoding MaoC family dehydratase has translation MSKLINFDTLLFEDIKRGMEVSYTQTITDCDIKTFAGLSGDHNPVHISDEYAQNTRWERRIAHGLISVSFFSGLMGTKLPGIGCVWVSQTIKFLKPVYIGDTVTAKLIVTDIDPERRRVFLQSICIVKGEIVIDGESEAFVPKQ, from the coding sequence ATGTCTAAATTAATTAATTTTGATACGCTATTATTTGAAGATATAAAAAGAGGGATGGAAGTTAGTTATACTCAAACGATAACAGATTGTGATATTAAAACTTTTGCAGGTCTTTCAGGAGATCATAATCCTGTACATATTAGTGATGAATATGCTCAAAATACAAGATGGGAAAGAAGAATTGCACATGGATTAATTTCTGTATCTTTTTTTTCTGGCTTAATGGGTACTAAACTTCCTGGTATTGGTTGTGTTTGGGTTTCTCAAACTATAAAGTTTTTAAAGCCAGTATATATTGGTGATACTGTTACTGCCAAATTAATTGTAACTGATATTGATCCTGAAAGAAGAAGAGTTTTTTTACAATCTATTTGTATTGTAAAAGGGGAAATTGTTATTGATGGTGAGTCAGAAGCTTTTGTTCCAAAACAATAA
- a CDS encoding heterodisulfide reductase-related iron-sulfur binding cluster codes for MEATTEITREVYWNIGKTATTVGLMYALTFLAMGLVVYLFYKRYKVYQLGRPLNRTDNIGERIKYMLTNMMGQIRVRRNSRSGIAHSLFFWSFIILFIGTFLIFVQTDITGVLFDYVFLKGDFYKIYSLSLDIAGLVGVIMMTGLFVRRFILKPENLITSREDTIIHVLLYIILITGFLIEGLRMAATELKTNPEWMIFSPVGMVIAKMLSDVSQVSLLLSHKILWWFHLVIVLAFFVVIPLTKLRHMFTISANYVFKDKGPTGKLVTLNMEDENIESFGASTVKDFTWKDIFDADACISCNRCEDICPANATGKPLSPMSVIHKIGDAAFNDPERNLVDDIGQDAIWSCTTCRACEDICPSANEHVSKIVDIRRNLVLMEGEFAGEEVMKAMDNVEVNGNPMGLALASRGDWAEGLDVAIMSDATDILKDPVDVLYYVGCYASFDARNQKIARNFVEICNASGIKVGILGKEEKCCGEPIRKMGNEYLYQELAKENIENLHKYNVLKIVTTCPHCFNTLNKDYRDLGLETEVEHYTVFLDRLEKQKLIPMEEKEFDCTYHDSCYLVRHNDIDSEPRSLLDSAGANIIEMAKSKKDTSCCGAGGGRILAEEHLGNKKINVDRVNMAQETGAPTLISNCPFCLTMFEDGIKMADCEDSLVVKDLSEIIVERLKK; via the coding sequence ATGGAAGCTACTACAGAGATAACTAGAGAAGTATATTGGAATATAGGAAAAACTGCCACAACGGTTGGTCTAATGTATGCTTTAACTTTTTTAGCAATGGGGCTAGTTGTATATCTTTTTTATAAGAGATATAAGGTATATCAATTAGGAAGACCTTTAAATAGAACAGATAATATTGGTGAAAGAATAAAATATATGCTTACTAATATGATGGGGCAAATTAGAGTTAGAAGAAATAGTAGATCTGGTATTGCCCATAGTTTATTTTTTTGGTCGTTTATAATTCTGTTCATTGGAACATTCTTGATTTTTGTTCAAACAGATATCACGGGAGTATTATTTGATTATGTCTTTTTAAAAGGTGATTTTTATAAGATTTATTCTTTATCTTTGGATATTGCTGGACTAGTTGGAGTTATCATGATGACAGGCTTATTTGTAAGAAGATTTATTCTTAAACCTGAAAACTTGATTACATCTCGGGAAGATACAATTATTCATGTGTTGCTATATATCATTTTAATTACTGGATTTTTAATTGAAGGATTAAGAATGGCTGCTACTGAACTTAAGACCAATCCTGAATGGATGATTTTTTCTCCAGTAGGAATGGTTATTGCAAAAATGCTTTCAGATGTTAGTCAAGTATCTTTATTATTATCTCATAAAATATTATGGTGGTTTCATCTCGTTATAGTTCTTGCTTTCTTTGTTGTAATTCCGCTAACTAAATTAAGACATATGTTTACAATTAGTGCTAATTATGTATTTAAAGATAAAGGTCCTACCGGAAAGCTAGTTACTTTAAATATGGAAGATGAAAATATAGAATCTTTTGGAGCTTCAACTGTAAAAGATTTTACTTGGAAAGATATATTTGATGCAGATGCTTGTATTAGCTGTAATAGATGTGAAGATATTTGTCCTGCCAATGCAACAGGAAAACCCTTATCTCCAATGAGTGTAATTCATAAAATCGGTGATGCTGCTTTTAATGATCCAGAGAGAAACTTAGTTGATGATATTGGGCAAGATGCTATTTGGTCATGTACAACGTGTAGAGCTTGTGAGGATATTTGTCCATCAGCAAATGAGCATGTAAGTAAAATTGTAGATATTAGAAGAAACCTTGTTTTAATGGAAGGTGAATTTGCTGGCGAAGAAGTAATGAAAGCAATGGATAATGTTGAGGTAAATGGAAATCCTATGGGATTAGCATTGGCTTCAAGAGGAGATTGGGCAGAAGGTTTAGATGTTGCAATCATGAGTGATGCTACAGATATTTTAAAAGATCCAGTAGATGTTCTTTATTATGTTGGTTGTTATGCTTCATTTGATGCAAGAAACCAAAAAATTGCAAGAAATTTTGTAGAAATCTGTAATGCTTCAGGTATTAAAGTAGGAATTTTAGGAAAAGAAGAAAAGTGTTGTGGAGAGCCTATTAGAAAAATGGGTAATGAATATTTATATCAAGAATTAGCAAAAGAAAATATTGAAAATCTTCATAAATATAATGTTCTAAAAATCGTAACTACTTGTCCCCATTGTTTTAATACTTTAAATAAAGATTATAGGGACTTAGGTTTAGAAACAGAAGTTGAACACTATACAGTTTTCCTTGATAGGTTAGAGAAACAAAAACTTATTCCTATGGAAGAAAAAGAGTTTGATTGTACTTATCATGACTCTTGTTATTTAGTAAGACACAATGATATTGACTCAGAACCTAGATCTCTTTTAGACTCAGCTGGTGCAAATATCATTGAAATGGCAAAAAGTAAAAAAGATACTTCTTGTTGTGGTGCTGGTGGAGGAAGAATCCTTGCAGAAGAGCATCTAGGAAATAAGAAAATTAATGTTGATAGAGTAAACATGGCTCAAGAAACAGGAGCCCCTACCCTGATCTCTAACTGTCCTTTCTGTCTTACAATGTTTGAAGATGGAATTAAGATGGCAGATTGTGAAGATAGTTTAGTTGTAAAAGATTTATCAGAAATTATAGTTGAAAGACTAAAAAAATAA
- a CDS encoding acyl-CoA dehydrogenase family protein, with product MNFELSEDHNVLIDSLKDFVNNEIKPLAVEIDEKHEIPSSLISQISELGFMGTYIPEEYGGAGMDYFSYILTVAEVSKACASTGVLIAAHTSLCCGPILSYGTEEQKKKYLPSLASGEKIGCFLQTEPNAGSDVSNIDTRYKEEEDCYVITGSKIFITNGAYKGTGIVIATKDKTLGHKGLSAFIVDLESPGVEITKNEVKMGIRGSYTTAFALDGVKIPKENMLGKEGDGFKIAMETLNAGRISIGAQALGIAEGALERSVEYTQERKQFNKPLSAFQAVSMKLAEMKLRIEQSKILIYKAAWLKQNNKTYIMESAMAKLSASETATFVTKDAIQVHGGYGFICEYEVERMYRDAKITEIYEGTSEIQRVIIGKMLFK from the coding sequence ATGAATTTTGAATTAAGTGAAGATCATAATGTATTAATAGATAGTCTTAAGGACTTTGTTAATAATGAAATAAAACCTTTGGCAGTTGAAATTGATGAAAAGCATGAAATCCCTTCATCTTTAATTTCTCAAATAAGTGAATTAGGATTTATGGGTACTTATATCCCTGAAGAGTATGGTGGTGCGGGAATGGACTACTTTTCATATATTTTAACAGTTGCAGAAGTATCAAAAGCTTGTGCTTCTACAGGAGTTTTAATTGCAGCACATACTTCATTATGTTGTGGACCAATCTTATCTTATGGTACGGAAGAGCAAAAGAAAAAATACCTTCCTTCTTTAGCAAGTGGTGAAAAAATTGGTTGTTTTTTACAAACAGAACCTAATGCTGGAAGTGATGTATCTAATATTGATACTAGGTATAAAGAAGAAGAAGATTGCTATGTAATCACTGGATCAAAAATATTTATTACAAATGGTGCATATAAAGGTACTGGAATTGTAATTGCAACAAAAGATAAAACTTTAGGACATAAAGGGCTATCTGCTTTTATTGTTGATTTAGAAAGTCCAGGAGTTGAGATTACAAAAAATGAAGTAAAAATGGGAATTAGAGGAAGTTATACAACGGCATTTGCTTTGGATGGAGTAAAAATTCCTAAAGAAAATATGTTAGGAAAAGAAGGTGATGGTTTTAAAATTGCTATGGAAACTCTAAATGCAGGAAGAATTAGTATTGGAGCACAGGCCTTAGGTATTGCAGAGGGAGCTTTGGAAAGATCGGTTGAATATACTCAAGAAAGAAAGCAGTTTAATAAGCCTCTTTCGGCATTTCAAGCAGTATCTATGAAACTTGCAGAAATGAAATTAAGAATTGAGCAAAGTAAAATTTTAATTTATAAAGCAGCGTGGCTTAAACAGAATAATAAAACATATATTATGGAATCAGCAATGGCAAAATTATCTGCTTCTGAAACTGCAACTTTTGTTACAAAAGATGCAATACAAGTTCATGGTGGATATGGCTTTATTTGTGAGTATGAAGTTGAAAGAATGTACAGAGATGCCAAAATCACAGAGATTTATGAAGGTACTAGTGAGATACAACGTGTGATTATTGGAAAGATGTTGTTTAAATAA
- a CDS encoding TRAP transporter substrate-binding protein codes for MLKKTTKLLLTSALIAGLSTAAVAKEKVYKWKLATTWGSTLTPFIDAPQNMAKMVEEMSDGQLLIRVDASNKHKAALGILDMVKGGQYDMGHSASYYWKGKDINTMPFSTMPFGMTTPEQYAWFYHGGGMELMKKVYKKHKVLSFPGGSTGNQMGGWFRKEINTTEDLKGLKMRIPGFAGEVMAKLGLTVTNIAPGELYTSLERGTLDALEWVGPGMDIKMGFNKIAPYYYTGWHEPGLDLQYLVNERKFKKLPKDLQQILITAMRVSAYDMYIQNYHMSAEAWAKIEKDFPNIKIKTFPKEVMDAMKKANAELKAEKTKNNPLLKEILDSQDAYQKKAREWTKMSDYLYLKDNL; via the coding sequence ATGTTAAAAAAGACAACAAAACTACTTTTAACTTCTGCATTAATTGCAGGTTTAAGTACAGCTGCTGTAGCAAAAGAAAAAGTTTACAAGTGGAAACTTGCAACAACTTGGGGTTCTACACTTACACCATTTATTGATGCACCACAAAACATGGCTAAAATGGTTGAAGAGATGTCTGATGGACAATTACTAATCAGAGTTGATGCTTCAAATAAACATAAAGCTGCACTTGGTATTTTAGATATGGTAAAAGGTGGTCAATATGATATGGGTCACTCAGCGTCATATTACTGGAAAGGTAAAGATATTAACACTATGCCTTTTAGTACAATGCCATTTGGTATGACTACACCTGAGCAATATGCATGGTTCTACCACGGTGGTGGAATGGAACTTATGAAAAAAGTTTACAAAAAACATAAAGTATTATCTTTCCCTGGTGGATCAACTGGAAACCAAATGGGTGGATGGTTCAGAAAAGAAATTAATACAACTGAAGACTTAAAAGGTCTTAAAATGAGAATTCCTGGATTTGCTGGTGAAGTTATGGCAAAATTAGGATTAACAGTTACTAACATTGCTCCAGGTGAATTATATACTTCACTTGAAAGAGGTACATTAGACGCACTAGAGTGGGTTGGCCCTGGTATGGATATCAAAATGGGATTCAACAAAATTGCACCTTACTACTACACAGGATGGCATGAACCAGGTTTAGATTTACAATACCTTGTAAATGAAAGAAAATTCAAAAAGTTACCAAAAGATTTACAACAAATCTTAATTACAGCTATGAGAGTTTCTGCATATGATATGTATATTCAAAACTACCATATGAGTGCTGAAGCATGGGCAAAAATTGAAAAAGATTTCCCTAACATCAAAATCAAAACTTTCCCAAAAGAAGTTATGGACGCTATGAAGAAAGCAAATGCTGAACTTAAAGCAGAAAAAACTAAAAACAACCCATTATTAAAAGAGATTTTAGATTCTCAAGACGCTTACCAAAAGAAAGCTAGAGAATGGACTAAAATGTCAGATTACTTATACTTAAAAGATAACTTATAA
- the tmpT gene encoding thiopurine S-methyltransferase, whose protein sequence is MDLDFWNERWEKEEIAFHMKKVNPMLIKYFHKLNLAQKKRIFLPLCGKTLDIAWLLSKGYSIVGIELNKDAIDALFHELNITPLISKENDFVKYSAKNIDIYVGDFFKMSAEILKPIDAIYDRAALVALPLEMRIEYVSHLLNITNVAPQLLISYDYEQNIMSGPPFSVPLSEIEHHYSDYYEIKLLDENIDIPSGLKRKSQAIETVCILHNS, encoded by the coding sequence GTGGATCTAGATTTTTGGAATGAGAGATGGGAAAAGGAAGAAATTGCTTTTCATATGAAAAAAGTTAATCCTATGTTGATTAAATATTTTCATAAATTAAATCTAGCACAAAAAAAACGTATATTTCTACCTTTGTGTGGTAAAACTTTAGATATTGCATGGTTATTATCAAAGGGTTATTCTATTGTTGGTATTGAGTTAAATAAAGATGCTATTGATGCGCTTTTTCATGAGTTAAATATTACTCCCTTAATATCAAAAGAGAATGATTTTGTTAAATATAGTGCTAAAAATATCGATATTTATGTGGGTGATTTTTTTAAGATGAGTGCAGAAATATTAAAACCTATTGATGCTATTTATGATAGAGCTGCATTAGTTGCTCTTCCTTTAGAAATGCGAATAGAGTATGTTTCTCATCTTTTAAATATTACAAATGTTGCTCCCCAATTACTCATAAGTTATGACTATGAGCAAAATATTATGAGCGGTCCTCCTTTTTCTGTTCCCTTATCAGAAATAGAACATCATTATAGTGATTATTATGAGATTAAATTACTTGATGAGAATATTGATATTCCTAGTGGTTTAAAACGTAAATCACAAGCAATAGAGACTGTTTGTATATTACATAATAGTTAA
- a CDS encoding electron transfer flavoprotein subunit alpha/FixB family protein, translated as MKILLVGEYRENKLLDVTYDLIGFADKLEADKVMLAVGYEEDIPKFDGKLYLADANTLGEYNPSAHKQLVLDVVKKENPDLIVFIHSSFGWDLAPRVATSLKATQFTEVIDYKENSFIVPSCNSKLRRDLKSKTDKTVITIQAGAFTPIDEPSGSPEVENISGDTASNVNFVAYEEAEAKGLDLTKAEIIVTAGRGVGKKDNIPIIQALADKLGGELGASRPVADNAWVDQSHQVGTTGQTVSPKLYIACGVSGAIQHLAGMKKSEFIVAVNTDKDAPINEVADILVVADVLQFVPALTSKLS; from the coding sequence ATGAAAATATTATTAGTTGGTGAGTATAGAGAAAATAAGTTATTAGATGTAACATATGACTTAATAGGATTTGCAGATAAATTAGAAGCAGATAAAGTAATGTTAGCAGTTGGTTATGAAGAAGATATTCCAAAATTTGATGGGAAACTTTATTTAGCTGATGCAAATACTCTTGGAGAGTATAATCCAAGTGCACATAAACAATTAGTTTTAGATGTGGTTAAAAAAGAGAATCCAGATTTAATTGTATTTATTCATTCTTCTTTTGGTTGGGACTTAGCTCCTAGAGTTGCTACTTCATTAAAAGCTACACAATTCACAGAAGTAATTGATTATAAAGAAAACTCTTTTATTGTTCCTTCTTGTAATTCAAAATTAAGAAGAGATTTAAAATCTAAGACTGATAAGACAGTTATTACTATTCAAGCTGGAGCATTTACTCCTATTGATGAACCTAGTGGTTCACCAGAAGTTGAAAATATTTCAGGTGATACAGCTTCAAATGTAAACTTTGTAGCTTATGAAGAAGCTGAAGCTAAAGGTTTGGATTTAACAAAAGCAGAAATTATAGTAACTGCTGGTCGTGGTGTTGGTAAAAAAGATAATATCCCTATTATTCAAGCTTTAGCAGATAAGTTAGGTGGAGAATTAGGTGCTAGTAGGCCAGTTGCTGATAATGCATGGGTTGATCAAAGTCATCAAGTAGGAACAACAGGACAAACAGTTTCTCCTAAATTATATATAGCTTGTGGTGTTTCTGGAGCTATTCAACACTTAGCTGGAATGAAAAAATCAGAGTTTATAGTTGCTGTTAATACTGATAAAGATGCACCGATTAATGAAGTTGCAGATATTTTAGTTGTAGCTGATGTACTTCAATTTGTACCAGCGTTAACTTCTAAATTATCATAA
- a CDS encoding NAD(P)/FAD-dependent oxidoreductase, which translates to MRKVIIIGASYAGLYAIKELSKNKDIEILLFDKKDYHYIQVESYGFVATKYSISDVTINISKYINDINSNIKFYKEEITHFDSEKKEVTSSNNIKYKYDDLIIATGALTNFPPQVPNIKKYSIGIKTLQKATIVNQSFDSLISKTVLKQEDEDSVSYNIVIGGAGLSGVEVASEMATLIREVIPYSKASNIKVYIVDGMKTVLPNMDKRLISACEKRLENLDVKTFLGTFIRDVDENKIYLDNGDVIDYNCFIFTGGIRGITIDSKKFYNVNKLNQYIVNEYLQLEAEENVFVIGDAAEIMYDNKYIPPTAQLAIQTGTFVAKFIKNRMSNRSNENFVPKSNGVLISLGGSYAIGLLFNTLFVKGYIAHFIKHFVTYMHKIKFKKLKAK; encoded by the coding sequence ATGAGAAAAGTTATTATTATAGGGGCTAGCTATGCAGGACTTTATGCAATAAAAGAATTATCTAAGAATAAAGATATAGAGATTTTGCTTTTTGATAAAAAGGATTATCATTACATACAGGTCGAATCTTATGGCTTTGTAGCTACAAAATACAGTATTTCTGATGTAACAATAAACATTAGTAAATATATTAATGATATAAATTCTAATATAAAATTTTATAAAGAAGAAATTACACACTTTGATTCAGAAAAAAAAGAAGTTACATCGTCTAACAATATTAAATACAAATATGATGATTTGATAATCGCAACAGGAGCACTTACAAATTTTCCTCCTCAAGTTCCTAACATTAAGAAGTATTCTATTGGAATCAAAACTCTTCAAAAAGCGACAATAGTTAACCAGTCTTTTGATTCTTTGATAAGTAAAACAGTTTTAAAACAAGAAGATGAAGATAGTGTTTCTTATAATATTGTTATTGGAGGTGCAGGTCTTTCTGGGGTAGAAGTTGCTAGTGAAATGGCCACTTTGATAAGAGAAGTAATACCTTATTCTAAAGCAAGTAATATAAAAGTTTATATTGTGGATGGTATGAAAACAGTTTTACCAAATATGGATAAAAGGCTAATTAGTGCATGCGAGAAAAGACTAGAAAATTTAGATGTCAAAACTTTTTTAGGCACCTTTATTAGAGATGTAGATGAAAATAAAATTTATTTAGATAATGGCGATGTTATTGACTATAACTGTTTTATTTTTACAGGAGGTATTAGAGGTATAACTATAGATTCAAAGAAATTTTATAATGTTAATAAATTAAATCAGTATATTGTAAATGAATATCTTCAATTAGAAGCAGAGGAAAATGTTTTTGTTATTGGAGATGCTGCTGAGATTATGTATGATAATAAATATATTCCTCCTACAGCACAGTTAGCTATACAAACAGGTACATTTGTTGCAAAATTTATAAAAAATAGAATGAGTAATAGATCTAATGAAAATTTTGTTCCTAAATCAAATGGTGTTTTAATTTCACTAGGTGGTTCATATGCTATTGGTTTACTTTTTAATACTTTATTTGTAAAAGGTTATATAGCACATTTTATTAAGCATTTTGTAACATATATGCATAAAATAAAATTTAAAAAGCTCAAGGCAAAATAG
- a CDS encoding 3-hydroxybutyryl-CoA dehydrogenase, whose translation MNIKEVGIIGSGQMGNGIAHVCALSGYKVVLIDIAQDALDKAMGVINKNLSRQVQKGKITQEDMDSSLDRISISTDSSTLNNADLIIEAATENFDLKVKIFQGLLEHIKDECLLSTNTSSMSITKLAAATNRPERFIGLHFMNPVPVMKLVELIPGIATSDEMLTITKEFAQSLGKTVATSKDYPAFIANRILMPMINEAICALYEGVGDVESIDTAMKLGMGHPMGPLALADFIGLDTCLAIMNVLHEGFGNPKYSPSPLLVKYVEAGWYGVKSGKGFYEYPKK comes from the coding sequence ATGAATATAAAAGAAGTTGGAATTATAGGATCTGGACAAATGGGTAATGGAATTGCTCATGTTTGTGCCTTATCAGGATATAAAGTAGTTTTAATAGATATTGCTCAAGATGCACTTGATAAAGCAATGGGAGTTATTAATAAAAACCTTAGTAGACAAGTTCAAAAAGGAAAAATTACACAAGAAGATATGGATAGTTCATTAGATAGAATATCTATTAGTACGGATTCTAGTACTCTAAACAATGCTGATCTTATTATTGAAGCTGCAACAGAAAACTTCGATTTAAAAGTAAAAATATTTCAAGGTTTATTAGAACACATAAAAGATGAATGTTTATTATCTACAAATACTTCTAGTATGTCTATTACTAAATTAGCAGCTGCTACAAATAGACCAGAAAGGTTTATCGGATTACACTTTATGAATCCAGTTCCAGTTATGAAATTAGTTGAACTTATTCCAGGAATTGCTACAAGTGATGAAATGTTAACAATTACAAAAGAATTTGCTCAGTCTTTAGGTAAAACAGTTGCTACTTCAAAAGATTACCCTGCTTTTATTGCTAATCGTATTTTAATGCCTATGATAAATGAAGCTATATGTGCTTTATATGAAGGGGTAGGAGATGTTGAATCAATTGATACAGCGATGAAACTTGGTATGGGTCATCCTATGGGACCTTTAGCCTTAGCAGATTTTATAGGCCTTGATACTTGTTTAGCCATTATGAATGTATTACATGAAGGCTTTGGCAATCCAAAATATAGCCCTTCTCCATTGTTAGTTAAATATGTAGAAGCTGGATGGTACGGTGTTAAATCAGGAAAAGGTTTTTACGAGTACCCTAAAAAATAA
- a CDS encoding electron transfer flavoprotein subunit beta/FixA family protein, giving the protein MKVLVCIKQVPDMESKFKVNAQNNWFDENDLAYRINEYDEYAIEQAVQLKEQLSDVDVTVLCVGPARVKEALKKALAMGCDRAVHIEDAESYIKDSSQVASLIADFAKEKEFDIIFTGMQSQDRGSAQVGVIVSELLNIACVSTIADFEYSDGITVKRELEGGLKSIIKVDTPVVLTCQLGLNTPRYPTLPNIMKAKKKELITIDSLELSSSESLNETLNFYYPQKSGGSLVLEGDVPELADKLIAILKEKTSVL; this is encoded by the coding sequence ATGAAAGTGCTTGTATGTATTAAACAAGTTCCAGATATGGAATCAAAATTTAAAGTAAATGCTCAAAATAATTGGTTTGATGAAAATGATTTAGCTTATCGTATCAATGAATATGATGAATATGCTATTGAACAAGCTGTTCAATTGAAAGAGCAATTATCAGATGTTGATGTTACTGTTTTATGTGTAGGTCCTGCAAGAGTAAAAGAAGCCTTAAAAAAAGCCTTAGCAATGGGTTGTGATAGAGCTGTTCATATCGAAGATGCAGAGTCTTATATAAAAGACTCATCTCAGGTTGCTAGTTTAATTGCTGATTTTGCAAAAGAAAAAGAGTTTGACATTATTTTTACTGGAATGCAGTCACAGGATAGAGGTTCTGCTCAAGTTGGAGTTATAGTTTCAGAGTTATTAAATATTGCTTGTGTTTCTACAATTGCTGATTTTGAATACTCTGATGGAATTACAGTGAAAAGAGAGCTTGAAGGTGGATTAAAATCTATTATTAAAGTAGACACTCCTGTTGTATTAACTTGTCAATTAGGTCTTAATACTCCAAGATACCCTACTTTACCAAATATCATGAAAGCAAAAAAGAAAGAACTAATAACTATTGATAGTTTAGAATTATCAAGTAGTGAGAGTTTGAATGAAACGCTTAATTTTTATTATCCACAAAAAAGTGGTGGTAGCCTTGTTTTAGAAGGTGATGTTCCAGAGCTTGCAGATAAATTGATTGCAATATTAAAAGAAAAAACTTCGGTTCTTTAG
- a CDS encoding solute carrier family 23 protein: protein MPLYKRVDGQEQPHWPLGPFKIRLPFVHYRWELPEMIQGFFMFVVGLAMIPLLQTYLGMPYEAALAFTFIAGIGYILPGLLGVPLVPGWITPAIPVVLLYLKGFEPGPEAIKAMFALQIEVTLIFLFLGITRLGSKLVNAIPNSLKSGVIIGAGVAALMGELKVGGRIDTTPISIIIGSLVSAYVLFSLSFKNVIQNNPFAKQIANFGLVTGMIIAIFVGWAVGEYPLPDIQMGITQPDFALMWNYLVFANGLPSYDVFLLAIPTALIAYVIAFGDIIIGFTLVKRVDHIRQDEKIEENVDRVHLVTAIRNGLHAFFAPWPGLSGPLFTAVHATVAERYAMGKKSMESIYSGGGTFWISGMIALFMLPLVTFFKPVLPIALSLTLILTAYICILVGMEQLKNSTERGVAGIVAITLSMPDPKSTLYAVVIGLILYFLLERPKLLGKHDGENSILDSEENSKEKTAS from the coding sequence ATGCCATTATATAAAAGAGTTGATGGTCAAGAACAACCACATTGGCCTTTAGGTCCTTTTAAGATAAGACTTCCTTTTGTTCATTATCGTTGGGAATTACCTGAGATGATACAAGGTTTCTTTATGTTTGTTGTAGGTTTAGCAATGATTCCATTGCTTCAAACTTATTTAGGTATGCCTTATGAAGCAGCTTTAGCATTTACATTTATTGCAGGAATTGGATACATTCTCCCTGGTCTTCTAGGAGTACCTTTGGTACCAGGGTGGATTACTCCAGCTATTCCAGTTGTTTTATTATATCTAAAAGGTTTTGAACCAGGTCCAGAAGCTATTAAAGCAATGTTTGCTTTACAAATTGAAGTTACACTTATATTCCTATTTTTAGGAATAACAAGACTTGGAAGTAAGCTAGTTAATGCAATTCCCAACTCTTTAAAATCAGGGGTGATTATTGGTGCAGGTGTGGCAGCTTTAATGGGTGAGTTAAAAGTTGGAGGAAGAATTGATACAACGCCTATTTCAATTATTATAGGTTCATTAGTTTCAGCTTATGTATTATTTTCTTTATCTTTTAAAAATGTAATACAAAATAACCCTTTTGCAAAACAAATTGCAAATTTTGGTTTGGTTACAGGTATGATTATTGCTATTTTTGTTGGTTGGGCTGTTGGAGAATATCCTTTACCTGATATACAAATGGGAATTACTCAACCTGATTTTGCTTTGATGTGGAATTATTTAGTATTTGCAAATGGACTACCTTCATATGATGTATTTTTATTAGCAATACCTACAGCATTAATTGCTTATGTAATTGCTTTTGGTGATATTATTATTGGATTTACATTAGTAAAAAGAGTTGATCATATTAGACAAGATGAAAAAATTGAAGAAAATGTAGATAGAGTACATTTAGTTACAGCAATTAGAAATGGGCTTCACGCTTTCTTTGCACCTTGGCCTGGTTTATCAGGACCTTTATTTACTGCAGTTCATGCAACTGTAGCTGAAAGATATGCAATGGGTAAAAAGTCTATGGAATCCATTTATAGTGGTGGAGGAACATTTTGGATTAGTGGAATGATAGCTTTATTTATGTTGCCACTGGTAACTTTCTTTAAACCAGTACTTCCTATTGCTTTATCACTTACTCTAATTCTTACTGCATATATTTGTATTTTAGTTGGAATGGAACAGTTAAAAAATTCTACTGAAAGAGGAGTTGCTGGTATTGTTGCAATTACTTTATCAATGCCTGATCCAAAGTCTACTTTATATGCTGTAGTTATTGGTTTAATCTTATATTTTTTACTTGAAAGACCTAAACTTCTAGGCAAACATGATGGGGAAAATAGTATTTTAGACTCTGAAGAAAACTCAAAAGAAAAAACTGCAAGTTAA